From a region of the Takifugu flavidus isolate HTHZ2018 chromosome 20, ASM371156v2, whole genome shotgun sequence genome:
- the LOC130517555 gene encoding LOW QUALITY PROTEIN: probable G-protein coupled receptor 21 (The sequence of the model RefSeq protein was modified relative to this genomic sequence to represent the inferred CDS: inserted 1 base in 1 codon): MNSSLEAVTPPLPAPFCLLQVGYSQIFPTCLLEVTVILLLTVLIVSGNLLVILVLHCAPVLGQHSSSAFIRTMAYADLLVGASCLFPSLSLLHRLQGLDPGLTCQLFGYVVSVLKSVSMVSLACVSVDRYIAITRPLTYASLVTPCRVRCCVLLTWLYSALVFLPSFLGWGKPGYHGDVVEWCAVEWRTRPAFTAFIVALLYAPASFAVCFTYANIFKICRQHTREISERQARYRPRXAGGAAEPRLHYHQHTYPDKRYATVLFRITSVFYILWLPYILYFLLESGGLYQHPAVSFLTTWLAISNSFWNCLIYSLSNSAFRKGLKRLCSFCLRRHGGGGFAVGNARKAFVGSVDRGCLGPGYGYDHGDAAHGATCHV, encoded by the exons ATGAATTCCTCCCTGGAGGCCGTGACCCCGCCCCTCCCCGCCCCCTTCTGCCTGCTGCAGGTGGGTTATTCCCAGATCTTCCCCACCTGCCTGCTGGAGGTGACCGTCATCCTGCTGCTGACGGTCCTCATCGTCTCCGGGAACCTGCTGGTGATCCTGGTGCTCCACTGCGCGCCGGTGCTGggccagcacagcagcagcgccTTCATCCGGACCATGGCGTACGCCGACCTGCTGGTGGGGGCCAGCTGcctcttcccctccctgtccctgctgCACCGCCTCCAGGGCCTGGACCCGGGACTCACCTGCCAGCTCTTCGGGTACGTGGTGTCGGTCCTGAAGTCGGTGTCGATGGTGTCGCTGGCGTGCGTGAGCGTGGACCGCTACATCGCCATCACGCGGCCCCTGACCTACGCCTCCCTGGTGACGCCGTGCCGGGTGCGCTGCTGCGTCCTCCTGACCTGGCTGTACTCGGCCCTGGTCTTCCTCCCGTCCTTCCTCGGGTGGGGGAAGCCCGGTTACCACGGCGACGTGGTGGAGTGGTGCGCGGTGGAGTGGAGGACGCGCCCGGCGTTCACCGCCTTCATCGTGGCGCTGCTCTACGCCCCGGCGTCCTTCGCCGTCTGCTTCACCTACGCCAACATCTTCAAGATCTGCCGGCAGCACACGCGGGAGATCAGCGAGCGCCAGGCGCGGTACCGCCCCC CCGCCGGCGGCGCCGCGGAGCCCCGCCTTCACTATCACCAACACACCTACCCGGACAAGCGGTACGCCACGGTGCTGTTCCGCATCACCAGCGTCTTCTACATCCTGTGGTTGCCCTACATCCTGTACTTCCTGTTGGAGAGCGGCGGGCTGTACCAGCACCCCGCCGTCTCCTTCCTGACCACGTGGCTCGCCATCAGCAACAGCTTCTGGAACTGCCTCATCTACAGCCTCTCTAACTCCGCCTTCAGGAAGGGCCTCAAACGCCTCTGCTCCTTCTGCCTGCGCcgccacggcggcggcggcttcgCCGTCGGGAACGCCAGGAAGGCCTTCGTGGGCTCCGTGGACAGAGGCTGCCTGGGGCCCGGTTACGGGTACGACCACGGGGACGCCGCACACGGCGCCACGTGTCACGTGTAG